The Halalkalibacter krulwichiae genome has a segment encoding these proteins:
- the pyc gene encoding pyruvate carboxylase, with product MNGLTNIKKVLVANRGEIAIRIFRACTELHIRTVAIYSKEDSGAYHRYKADEAYLVGEGKKPIEAYLDIEGIIEVAKLHDVDAIHPGYGFLSENIDFAKRCQEEGIIFIGPELEHLVMFGDKVQAREQALKANLPVIPGSDGPANSLEDVQQFAEQHGFPFIIKAALGGGGRGMRIVREAEDLQESYERAKSEAKSAFGNDEVYVEKFIENPKHIEVQILADKHGNIIHLYERDCSVQRRHQKVVEVAPSVSLSDEVRENICNAAVQLMEHVDYVNAGTVEFLVTDSGEFYFIEVNPRVQVEHTITEMVTGVDIVQSQLFIADGERLHDAKLGIPTQDKVVCNGYAIQSRVTTEDPSNGFMPDTGRINAYRSGGGFGVRLDAGNGFQGAVITPYYDSLLVKVSTWALTFESAAAKMLRNLREFRIRGIKTNIAFLENVVQHPNFLNGEYNTSFIDKTPELFMFPKRKDRGTKMLSFIGETIVNGYPGLEQSKKPVFEKAPIPKLKLTDPIPKGTKQILDEKGPEGLAKWVKDQKEVLLTDTTFRDAHQSLLATRIRTHDLKQIAEPTARMLPNLFSLEMWGGATFDVTMRFLHEDPWERLLTLRKQAPNVLFQMLLRASNAVGYTNYPDNVIEEFVEKSADAGIDVFRIFDSLNWVKGMTLAIDSVRKSGKIAEASICYTGDILDSSRSKYDLAYYKNIAKELEQAGSHILGIKDMAGLLKPEAAYQLITELKNTVDIPIHLHTHDTSGNGIFTYARAIEAGVDIVDVAVSSMAGLTSQPSANSLYYALSGSKRQPNVQVESLEKLGEFWDYTRKYYAGFESGMNAPHTEVYEHEMPGGQYSNLQQQAKAVGLGARWNDVKKMYRSVNDMFGDVVKVTPSSKVVGDMALYMVQNELTEQDVYEKGEKLDFPDSVVEFFQGQLGQPYQGFPKELQDLILKGKKPIEGRPGESLEPVDFQVIKEELFNKLDRQVTSHDMLSYALYPKVYMEFEQFRQQFGDVSVLDTPTFFYGLRLGEEIEIEIEKGKTLIIKLVSISKPNEEGSRIVYFELNGQPREVVIKDLNVKSLTVSRPKVDKDNPNQIGASMPGTVVKTLVVKGDKVRKGDHLMITEAMKMETTVQAQFDGVVKEVYVNDGDPILTGDLLIELN from the coding sequence ATGAATGGCTTAACAAACATTAAAAAAGTTCTTGTTGCAAACCGTGGTGAGATAGCAATTCGCATTTTTCGTGCATGCACAGAGTTACATATTAGAACGGTTGCAATTTATTCGAAAGAAGACTCAGGAGCTTACCATCGATATAAGGCAGATGAGGCTTATTTAGTAGGGGAAGGCAAAAAGCCAATTGAAGCTTACCTAGATATTGAGGGAATTATTGAAGTTGCGAAGTTACATGATGTAGACGCTATACATCCAGGATATGGTTTTCTTTCTGAAAATATTGACTTTGCTAAGCGATGTCAAGAAGAAGGAATTATATTTATCGGCCCAGAACTTGAGCACCTTGTGATGTTCGGAGACAAAGTACAAGCTCGTGAGCAAGCATTAAAAGCGAACTTACCGGTTATCCCTGGAAGTGACGGACCTGCCAATAGTTTAGAAGACGTTCAACAATTTGCTGAACAACATGGTTTTCCGTTTATTATTAAAGCTGCATTAGGTGGCGGTGGTCGTGGAATGCGTATTGTACGAGAAGCGGAAGACCTTCAAGAATCGTATGAGCGAGCGAAGTCAGAAGCGAAATCTGCGTTTGGAAATGACGAAGTCTATGTTGAGAAATTTATTGAAAATCCGAAGCATATTGAAGTACAAATTTTAGCAGACAAACATGGGAATATTATCCACTTGTATGAACGTGATTGTTCCGTTCAACGTAGGCATCAGAAAGTTGTGGAAGTCGCTCCGAGCGTTTCGTTGAGTGATGAAGTAAGAGAGAACATTTGCAACGCAGCAGTTCAACTGATGGAGCACGTAGATTATGTGAATGCAGGAACTGTTGAATTCCTTGTTACTGATTCAGGAGAGTTTTATTTTATTGAAGTAAACCCTCGTGTACAAGTGGAACATACAATTACGGAAATGGTTACTGGTGTCGATATTGTCCAATCTCAATTATTTATCGCTGATGGTGAGAGATTGCATGATGCAAAACTAGGGATTCCAACACAAGATAAGGTAGTTTGTAATGGTTATGCAATCCAGTCTCGTGTAACAACTGAAGATCCTAGTAATGGATTTATGCCAGATACAGGGCGAATTAATGCATACCGCTCAGGCGGAGGGTTTGGAGTACGTTTAGATGCAGGAAATGGTTTCCAAGGTGCTGTCATTACACCTTATTACGATTCATTACTTGTAAAGGTTTCGACATGGGCATTAACTTTTGAAAGTGCTGCAGCGAAAATGTTACGGAACTTAAGAGAGTTTCGAATTAGAGGGATTAAAACAAATATCGCTTTCCTTGAGAATGTTGTCCAACATCCTAATTTCTTAAATGGTGAATATAACACATCATTTATTGATAAAACACCTGAACTCTTTATGTTTCCAAAGAGAAAAGACCGTGGAACTAAAATGTTATCATTTATCGGAGAAACAATTGTAAATGGCTACCCTGGTCTTGAGCAATCAAAGAAACCAGTGTTTGAAAAAGCGCCAATCCCGAAGTTGAAATTAACAGATCCTATTCCTAAAGGAACTAAGCAAATTCTTGATGAAAAGGGCCCTGAAGGACTTGCGAAATGGGTAAAAGACCAAAAAGAGGTACTATTAACAGATACTACATTCCGCGACGCTCATCAGTCTCTTCTAGCTACGAGAATTAGGACTCATGACTTGAAACAAATTGCAGAACCAACTGCACGAATGTTGCCAAATCTATTTTCACTTGAGATGTGGGGCGGTGCAACATTTGATGTAACCATGCGTTTCTTACACGAGGATCCTTGGGAGCGTCTTTTAACACTTAGAAAGCAAGCTCCAAATGTATTGTTCCAAATGCTATTGCGTGCATCTAATGCTGTTGGATATACGAATTATCCAGATAATGTAATTGAGGAATTTGTTGAGAAGTCAGCTGATGCTGGTATTGATGTTTTCCGTATTTTTGATAGTTTAAATTGGGTTAAAGGAATGACACTAGCGATAGATTCTGTTCGCAAAAGTGGGAAAATTGCTGAAGCTTCTATTTGTTATACAGGAGACATATTAGATTCTTCACGTTCTAAATACGATCTTGCTTACTATAAAAACATTGCAAAAGAATTAGAACAAGCCGGTTCACATATTTTGGGGATCAAAGACATGGCTGGTTTATTAAAGCCTGAGGCGGCATATCAACTAATTACAGAGCTAAAAAATACTGTCGATATACCGATTCATTTGCATACACATGATACGAGCGGTAATGGAATCTTTACATATGCTCGTGCTATTGAAGCGGGAGTAGACATTGTTGATGTAGCAGTAAGCTCAATGGCAGGTCTAACTTCACAGCCAAGCGCAAATAGCTTGTACTATGCATTAAGTGGTTCAAAGCGTCAACCGAATGTTCAGGTTGAATCACTTGAAAAGTTAGGCGAATTCTGGGATTACACGCGTAAATACTATGCTGGCTTCGAGAGTGGCATGAATGCACCCCATACTGAAGTGTATGAACATGAAATGCCAGGTGGACAATATAGTAACTTGCAACAACAAGCTAAGGCTGTAGGTCTAGGGGCACGTTGGAATGATGTTAAAAAAATGTATCGATCGGTTAATGATATGTTTGGAGATGTAGTAAAAGTAACACCATCATCTAAAGTAGTTGGTGATATGGCTCTTTATATGGTTCAAAATGAATTGACAGAACAAGACGTTTACGAAAAAGGTGAGAAATTGGACTTCCCTGATTCAGTAGTCGAGTTCTTCCAGGGTCAACTTGGGCAACCTTATCAAGGTTTCCCGAAGGAGTTACAAGATCTCATCTTAAAAGGTAAGAAGCCGATTGAAGGTAGACCAGGAGAATCTTTAGAACCTGTTGATTTCCAAGTAATTAAAGAAGAGTTGTTTAATAAATTAGATCGACAAGTCACAAGTCATGATATGCTCTCTTATGCATTATATCCGAAAGTTTATATGGAGTTTGAACAATTCCGTCAGCAATTTGGAGACGTATCGGTATTAGATACCCCAACATTTTTCTATGGCTTAAGGTTAGGTGAGGAAATTGAAATTGAGATTGAGAAAGGGAAAACATTAATCATAAAACTAGTCTCAATTTCAAAACCGAATGAAGAAGGATCACGAATTGTTTATTTTGAGTTAAATGGACAGCCTCGTGAAGTTGTAATAAAGGATTTAAATGTTAAATCTCTTACTGTCTCACGACCAAAAGTAGATAAAGATAATCCAAATCAAATTGGCGCATCAATGCCAGGAACAGTAGTGAAAACTTTGGTTGTCAAGGGAGACAAAGTTAGAAAAGGTGACCACCTTATGATAACTGAGGCGATGAAGATGGAAACTACCGTTCAGGCGCAGTTTGATGGCGTAGTAAAAGAAGTTTATGTAAATGATGGCGATCCGATTTTAACAGGCGATCTTCTAATTGAATTAAACTAA
- a CDS encoding YlaN family protein, producing the protein MSAEMMTGDRDKAIALLKSDADKIRQLIEVQLENLTMPQCPLYEEVLDTQMFGLSREIDFAKRLGLVDEESGKQILGELQRKLDDLHEASVRK; encoded by the coding sequence ATGTCAGCAGAAATGATGACTGGAGATAGAGATAAAGCAATTGCCCTTCTGAAATCAGATGCGGATAAAATTCGGCAGCTAATTGAAGTTCAGTTGGAAAACTTAACAATGCCTCAGTGTCCTTTATATGAAGAGGTTCTCGATACACAAATGTTTGGTCTGTCAAGAGAAATCGACTTCGCTAAACGTTTAGGGTTAGTTGATGAGGAGAGTGGAAAACAAATCCTCGGAGAATTACAACGTAAATTAGATGACTTACATGAGGCATCTGTTCGAAAATAA
- the glsA gene encoding glutaminase A, producing the protein MVCRYGDDLKLMIEEVRQYTKEGKVADYIPAISLANKSDVAVAIYDGNDTCFSEGNSNQLFTLQSISKVLTLALALMDHGEEIVFSKVGMEPTGDPFNSIAKLETQVPSKPLNPMINAGALAVSSLIKGSSNDEKLDRLLSFVRELSGNPSISFNKDVAKSEYDTADLNRALLYFMKQHGVISDDIEELLDFYTKQCAIEVNCEDLAKIGYALAHQGEHPDKNYSIVPTEIARLVKTFMVTCGMYNASGEFAIRVGIPAKSGVSGGIVGAVPGSIGIGIYGPALDEKGNSIAGMKLLQLLSAKYRLSIF; encoded by the coding sequence ATGGTTTGTCGTTATGGTGATGATCTTAAATTAATGATTGAAGAAGTCAGACAATACACGAAAGAGGGAAAAGTTGCAGATTACATCCCCGCAATATCTCTAGCAAATAAATCAGATGTAGCAGTAGCTATTTATGATGGAAATGATACATGCTTTAGTGAAGGTAATTCCAATCAACTTTTTACCTTACAAAGTATATCTAAAGTATTAACACTTGCCTTAGCATTAATGGATCATGGTGAGGAAATAGTGTTTAGTAAGGTTGGAATGGAGCCAACGGGTGATCCTTTTAATTCAATTGCTAAATTAGAAACCCAAGTCCCTTCTAAACCATTAAACCCAATGATAAATGCTGGTGCATTAGCCGTCAGTTCACTAATAAAGGGATCTTCTAATGATGAAAAATTAGATCGATTACTCAGTTTTGTTAGAGAGTTAAGTGGCAATCCATCTATCTCCTTTAATAAAGATGTGGCAAAATCTGAATATGATACTGCTGATTTAAATCGAGCGTTACTTTATTTTATGAAACAACATGGTGTTATTTCAGATGATATAGAGGAATTACTCGATTTCTATACAAAACAGTGTGCAATCGAAGTCAATTGCGAAGACTTAGCTAAAATTGGATATGCACTGGCTCATCAAGGTGAGCATCCGGATAAGAACTATTCAATTGTCCCTACTGAAATCGCACGGTTAGTAAAGACTTTTATGGTCACATGTGGAATGTATAATGCTTCGGGAGAATTTGCTATACGTGTTGGAATTCCAGCTAAAAGTGGGGTTTCAGGCGGAATAGTCGGTGCGGTTCCAGGGAGTATCGGAATTGGTATCTATGGCCCAGCTCTAGATGAAAAAGGAAACAGTATAGCAGGGATGAAATTATTACAGTTGCTATCTGCTAAATATCGGTTAAGTATTTTTTAA
- a CDS encoding PhoH family protein, translating into MLKKIYVLDTNVLLQDPYSINSFQDNEVVIPAVVLEEVDSKKRNMDEIGRNARQFSKIIDNLRGKGKLHEGVLLESGGKLRVELNHRSFLRLKDSFAEMTNDNRIIAVALNLMIEEQEKIDGRQVILVSKDALVRVKADALGLPAEDFLSDRVVEFDHVYPGYVKIYVDADVMKKFYTNGEIAISELTKHPFYPHQFIIMKDALGSSSSAIGKVEPDGKKVKKFVSEPDHVWGIRSRNVQQKMAFELLLRDDISLVTMVGKAGTGKTLLSLAAGLMQTEDLGKYKKLVVARPVVPLGKDIGYLPGEKEEKLRPWMQPIYDNLEFLFDTKKPGELDHILAGMGSIQVEALTYIRGRSIPDQFIIIDEAQNLTKHEVKTILTRVGERSKLVLMGDPQQIDHPYLDEYNNGLTYVVEKFKDQTVSGHVKLVKGERSGLAQLAADLL; encoded by the coding sequence ATGTTGAAGAAAATCTACGTATTGGACACGAACGTACTCTTACAGGATCCATACTCTATTAATTCGTTTCAAGATAATGAAGTGGTTATCCCAGCAGTCGTTCTTGAGGAAGTTGATTCTAAAAAGCGTAATATGGACGAGATTGGTAGGAATGCACGTCAATTTTCAAAGATCATAGATAATTTAAGAGGAAAGGGAAAGTTGCATGAAGGGGTCCTTCTTGAATCAGGAGGGAAATTAAGAGTAGAGCTAAACCATAGATCGTTTCTGCGCCTAAAAGATTCTTTTGCAGAAATGACGAATGATAATAGAATTATTGCAGTTGCATTAAATTTAATGATTGAGGAACAAGAGAAAATAGACGGCAGACAAGTTATCTTAGTCAGTAAGGATGCATTAGTTAGAGTAAAGGCTGATGCATTAGGGCTTCCTGCAGAAGACTTCTTAAGTGACCGTGTAGTCGAATTCGACCATGTATATCCTGGATATGTGAAAATATATGTTGATGCAGATGTAATGAAAAAGTTCTATACAAATGGAGAAATTGCTATATCAGAACTGACGAAACACCCATTTTACCCTCATCAATTTATTATTATGAAAGATGCATTAGGGAGCTCTAGTTCTGCTATTGGTAAAGTAGAACCGGATGGAAAAAAAGTGAAAAAATTTGTAAGTGAACCCGATCATGTTTGGGGAATACGCTCCCGCAATGTCCAGCAAAAAATGGCTTTTGAATTGCTTTTGCGGGATGATATTAGTTTAGTAACAATGGTAGGGAAAGCAGGAACCGGTAAAACGCTATTGTCACTTGCTGCGGGATTAATGCAAACAGAGGATTTAGGGAAATATAAAAAGCTGGTTGTTGCAAGACCGGTAGTTCCACTAGGGAAGGATATAGGGTATTTACCTGGAGAGAAAGAAGAGAAGTTGAGGCCATGGATGCAGCCTATTTATGATAATTTAGAATTCCTTTTTGATACAAAAAAACCAGGTGAGTTAGATCATATTTTAGCCGGAATGGGTTCCATACAAGTTGAAGCTCTCACCTATATTAGGGGTCGTAGTATCCCTGATCAATTTATCATCATTGATGAAGCGCAGAACCTCACAAAGCATGAAGTGAAAACCATTTTAACTCGAGTTGGTGAACGAAGTAAGTTAGTGTTAATGGGTGACCCTCAACAGATTGACCATCCTTACTTGGATGAATATAACAATGGTCTAACTTATGTTGTTGAGAAATTTAAAGATCAGACGGTGAGTGGCCATGTGAAGTTAGTGAAAGGGGAGCGCTCAGGCTTAGCCCAGCTAGCAGCTGATTTATTGTAG
- a CDS encoding pyridoxamine 5'-phosphate oxidase family protein: MANQVEQCLTEEMLPLLQKERYVTISTVDFETGTPNVNAISWVFAPDVQTIRFSIDNRSRIVKNIKTNSGVVLTLIANGSTYSIAGDAQLIQEKMEGVPLKLALLEMKVEEVRDVMFYGAKITSEPKYDKTYDAQAAAKLDFQVMQVMKRR, translated from the coding sequence ATGGCAAATCAAGTTGAACAATGTTTAACGGAAGAAATGTTACCGCTTCTCCAAAAAGAACGATATGTTACGATATCAACAGTAGATTTTGAAACTGGAACGCCTAATGTAAATGCGATTTCTTGGGTTTTTGCCCCTGATGTACAAACGATTCGTTTTTCGATTGATAATCGTTCTCGGATTGTGAAAAATATTAAGACCAATTCAGGAGTCGTTTTAACATTGATTGCAAATGGATCAACCTATTCAATTGCAGGCGATGCTCAATTGATTCAGGAAAAAATGGAAGGGGTACCGTTAAAATTAGCCCTTTTAGAAATGAAAGTTGAAGAGGTTCGAGATGTGATGTTTTATGGTGCGAAAATTACATCTGAGCCTAAGTATGATAAAACATATGATGCACAAGCAGCAGCAAAACTTGATTTTCAAGTGATGCAAGTGATGAAAAGAAGGTAG
- a CDS encoding YlaI family protein, whose translation MRVKCVLCDKIDKLDDHLPLAKRLRNRPIHTYMCDACYERIRERTEARREKPSFHLAVEKKESDWS comes from the coding sequence ATGAGAGTAAAATGTGTTCTTTGCGATAAAATTGATAAATTGGATGATCATCTCCCATTAGCAAAACGGTTACGCAATCGACCTATCCATACATACATGTGTGATGCTTGTTATGAGCGAATCAGAGAAAGAACAGAAGCAAGAAGAGAGAAACCTTCCTTTCATTTAGCCGTTGAAAAAAAAGAGAGCGATTGGAGTTAA
- a CDS encoding YlaH-like family protein, whose translation MNEQFTDRELEELTWLMRATLENPWYGFYSFLAVVVLTIIVFNLGFARELPILKKVIVYIMLFIGSFVMWFLEFAFGAPIIAVLIISGIILGLYRFRLHRHRKENDQAS comes from the coding sequence ATGAACGAACAGTTCACGGATCGGGAATTAGAGGAACTAACGTGGCTAATGAGAGCAACGTTAGAAAATCCTTGGTATGGCTTTTATTCCTTTCTAGCTGTTGTAGTTCTTACAATAATAGTTTTTAATTTAGGGTTTGCCAGAGAGTTGCCTATTCTTAAAAAAGTGATTGTCTATATCATGTTATTTATAGGAAGCTTTGTCATGTGGTTCCTTGAATTTGCATTTGGAGCCCCGATTATTGCCGTATTAATAATATCGGGTATCATTCTCGGATTGTATCGATTTAGACTGCATCGTCATCGAAAAGAAAATGATCAGGCATCATAA
- the typA gene encoding translational GTPase TypA, protein MKTRNDIRNIAIIAHVDHGKTTLVDQLLKQSGTFRENEQVEERAMDSNAIEKERGITILAKNTAINYNDKRINIMDTPGHADFGGEVERIMKMVDGVLLVVDAYEGCMPQTRFVLKKALEQNLTPIVVVNKIDRDFARPAEVVDEVIDLFIDLGANEDQLEFPVVYASAINGTASMDAEKQDENMVSLFETIIETIPAPVDNSEEPLQFQVTMLDYNDYVGRIGIGRVFRGTMKVGQQVALMKLDGSVKQFRVTKMFGFLGLKRTEIQEAKAGDLIAVSGMEEINVGETVCPIENQEALPILRIDEPTLQMTFLVNNSPFAGREGKFVTSRKIEERLKSELETDVSLRVEDTDSPDVWIVSGRGELHLSILIENMRREGYELQVSKPEVIIRDIDGVRSEPMERVQIDVPEEYTGAVMESIGERKGEMLNMTNNGSGQVRLEFLVPARGLIGYTTEFLSQTRGYGIINHSFDSYAPMAQGQVGGRRQGVLVSMETGKSSQYGIMQVEDRGTIFVEPGTEIYEGMIVGEHTRDNDLSVNITKMKQQTNVRSATKDTTVTMKKPRIMTLEEALEYLNDDEYCELTPESIRLRKKILNKSEREREEKRRKLAAK, encoded by the coding sequence ATGAAAACTCGTAACGATATACGCAATATTGCGATCATTGCACACGTTGACCATGGGAAAACAACACTTGTGGATCAATTACTTAAACAATCAGGTACTTTTAGAGAGAATGAGCAAGTTGAGGAACGCGCGATGGACTCCAATGCAATTGAAAAAGAGCGTGGTATTACCATTCTCGCTAAAAATACCGCGATTAATTACAATGATAAACGGATTAATATTATGGATACACCTGGTCATGCCGATTTTGGAGGAGAAGTAGAAAGAATCATGAAAATGGTTGATGGTGTACTTCTTGTTGTCGATGCTTATGAAGGCTGTATGCCGCAAACACGTTTCGTACTTAAAAAAGCTCTAGAGCAAAATTTAACGCCTATCGTTGTTGTTAATAAAATTGACCGTGACTTCGCTAGACCTGCTGAGGTTGTTGACGAAGTAATTGATTTGTTTATCGACCTTGGTGCCAATGAAGATCAGTTAGAATTCCCGGTAGTATATGCTTCAGCAATTAATGGTACAGCAAGTATGGATGCAGAAAAGCAAGATGAAAATATGGTCTCTTTATTTGAGACGATTATTGAAACAATTCCAGCTCCAGTTGATAATAGTGAAGAGCCGCTTCAGTTCCAAGTGACGATGCTTGATTATAATGACTATGTTGGACGAATTGGTATTGGACGTGTATTTAGAGGAACTATGAAAGTCGGTCAACAAGTAGCTTTAATGAAGCTCGATGGTTCAGTAAAACAATTCCGTGTAACCAAAATGTTCGGTTTCCTAGGTCTTAAGCGTACGGAAATCCAAGAAGCGAAAGCAGGAGATTTAATTGCTGTTTCTGGAATGGAAGAAATTAACGTAGGAGAAACGGTTTGTCCTATTGAAAATCAAGAAGCACTTCCGATTCTACGTATTGATGAGCCGACATTACAAATGACTTTCCTTGTTAACAACAGTCCATTTGCAGGTCGTGAAGGAAAATTTGTTACAAGTAGAAAAATTGAAGAAAGATTGAAATCAGAGTTAGAGACGGATGTTAGTCTTCGCGTAGAAGATACAGATTCACCAGATGTGTGGATTGTTTCAGGTCGTGGTGAACTTCACCTTTCTATACTAATTGAAAATATGCGTCGTGAAGGGTATGAGCTTCAAGTCTCGAAGCCAGAGGTTATTATTCGTGATATTGATGGAGTACGTTCGGAGCCGATGGAGCGTGTTCAAATCGATGTTCCTGAGGAATACACTGGTGCTGTTATGGAGTCTATTGGTGAGCGTAAAGGTGAAATGTTAAATATGACAAATAACGGCAGTGGCCAAGTTCGTCTTGAGTTTCTTGTACCTGCGCGTGGATTGATTGGATATACAACAGAGTTTTTATCTCAAACACGTGGATATGGAATTATTAATCACTCTTTTGATAGCTATGCACCAATGGCGCAAGGCCAAGTTGGAGGACGTCGCCAAGGGGTTCTTGTATCTATGGAAACTGGTAAATCAAGTCAGTACGGTATTATGCAAGTAGAAGATCGTGGTACCATTTTTGTTGAACCGGGAACAGAGATTTATGAAGGAATGATTGTCGGGGAACATACACGTGATAATGACCTTTCTGTTAATATTACAAAGATGAAGCAACAAACTAATGTGCGTTCTGCAACAAAAGATACAACTGTTACGATGAAAAAACCTCGTATTATGACTTTGGAAGAAGCTTTGGAATATTTAAATGATGATGAATATTGTGAGTTGACTCCTGAATCTATTCGACTTCGTAAAAAGATCTTAAATAAATCAGAGCGTGAACGTGAAGAAAAGCGTAGAAAGCTAGCTGCAAAATAA
- a CDS encoding DUF5325 family protein, whose amino-acid sequence MKKENLLFLLLAIISVICIMSIGVAIAERSILIAFLSIAGVIIATGLGFTLRKKVRESNEL is encoded by the coding sequence ATGAAAAAAGAAAATTTACTGTTTTTATTACTAGCCATCATTAGTGTCATATGTATTATGAGTATCGGAGTAGCTATCGCAGAAAGAAGCATTCTAATTGCCTTCTTATCGATTGCAGGTGTAATTATTGCTACAGGATTAGGCTTCACCCTTCGAAAAAAGGTAAGAGAATCAAACGAACTATAA
- a CDS encoding NAD(P)-dependent oxidoreductase, with the protein MAKHLIDQGFDTYVVSRSRGPIEKAISYGATEAQTPKELMQLVDVVMTCLPLPQTITDVYEGDRGLIAGASSGKLVIDHSTVNRETNQRVKELLSEKGTLFLDAPVSGGPMGAKAGTLTIMCGGEKEAYEKALPIMNAYGEYIVHVGPTGSGTVVKLLNNMLIGVHQAALAECYIMAKKAGVDPAIAYDLIKRSAGFSKSMDWSVDAILDRSFEARFSIDLLHKDIGLALDLAEQIDMPLDIIKLGERKVAEAKEKYGREDVSAIVKPLEEKTGITLTRR; encoded by the coding sequence ATGGCGAAGCATCTCATTGATCAAGGCTTTGATACATATGTCGTTAGCCGCAGTAGAGGTCCAATAGAGAAAGCGATCTCATATGGTGCAACGGAAGCGCAAACTCCGAAAGAATTAATGCAGTTAGTTGATGTAGTGATGACTTGTCTGCCCCTTCCACAAACAATTACTGATGTATATGAAGGTGATAGAGGACTTATTGCGGGTGCTTCTAGTGGGAAGTTGGTTATCGATCACTCTACAGTAAATCGGGAAACAAATCAACGTGTCAAAGAGTTGTTAAGTGAAAAAGGTACGCTTTTTTTAGATGCGCCGGTTAGCGGAGGACCAATGGGGGCGAAAGCAGGAACGTTAACAATCATGTGTGGTGGAGAAAAAGAAGCTTATGAAAAAGCATTGCCTATTATGAATGCGTATGGCGAATACATCGTACATGTTGGTCCTACAGGAAGTGGTACCGTCGTAAAACTGTTAAATAATATGTTGATTGGTGTGCACCAAGCGGCATTAGCTGAGTGTTATATTATGGCTAAAAAAGCAGGTGTTGACCCAGCTATAGCTTATGATTTAATTAAAAGAAGTGCGGGTTTTTCAAAGAGTATGGATTGGTCAGTAGATGCAATTCTTGATCGCTCTTTTGAAGCTCGTTTCTCAATCGACTTATTACATAAAGATATTGGTCTTGCCCTCGATCTTGCGGAACAGATTGACATGCCTTTAGATATTATTAAGTTGGGAGAAAGAAAAGTGGCTGAAGCGAAGGAAAAATACGGACGTGAAGACGTAAGTGCTATTGTGAAACCACTTGAAGAAAAGACAGGTATTACATTAACTAGAAGGTAA
- a CDS encoding inositol monophosphatase family protein has protein sequence MSVDWLEIEKKAKAWTYEAASLVKKSLANPIHIESKSNPNDLVTEVDKAIESFFYHKIQGEFPEHFFLGEEGTAEDLDSLNGTVWIIDPIDGTMNFVHQKYNFAISVGVYHEGKGMIGLVYDVMNDELFHAIRGHGAYINNEELVPVKERPLNESIIGLNAKWLVEEKNPYKNPLKALVRDVRSIRSYGSAALEIAYVAADRLDGYISVRLSPWDYAAGIVLLEEVGCKASTFHGESLDFLTPSSVIVGKPQLHKEMVSTYVGEEL, from the coding sequence ATGTCGGTGGACTGGTTAGAAATAGAAAAAAAGGCAAAAGCGTGGACATACGAAGCGGCTAGCCTCGTGAAAAAATCATTAGCAAACCCTATACATATTGAATCCAAGTCTAATCCGAATGATTTAGTTACGGAAGTTGACAAAGCAATTGAATCTTTCTTTTACCATAAAATACAAGGCGAGTTTCCGGAACATTTCTTTTTAGGCGAGGAAGGAACAGCGGAAGATTTAGATTCATTAAATGGGACCGTCTGGATTATAGATCCAATCGATGGGACGATGAATTTTGTTCATCAGAAATACAATTTTGCTATTTCAGTTGGAGTTTATCATGAAGGCAAGGGCATGATAGGTCTGGTTTATGATGTAATGAATGATGAATTGTTTCATGCTATAAGGGGACACGGAGCATATATTAACAATGAAGAATTAGTACCCGTTAAAGAGCGGCCGTTAAATGAATCAATTATTGGCTTAAATGCTAAGTGGTTAGTAGAAGAAAAGAATCCTTATAAGAATCCTTTAAAGGCTCTTGTTCGTGATGTAAGAAGTATACGCTCATACGGTTCAGCAGCATTAGAAATTGCATATGTAGCAGCAGACCGTTTAGATGGATATATTAGCGTTCGACTATCCCCGTGGGATTATGCGGCGGGCATTGTGTTATTAGAAGAAGTCGGATGTAAGGCTTCAACCTTCCATGGCGAATCCTTAGATTTTCTTACACCAAGCTCGGTGATTGTCGGAAAGCCGCAATTACATAAAGAGATGGTATCAACTTATGTTGGAGAGGAGTTGTAA